Proteins encoded within one genomic window of Canis lupus familiaris isolate Mischka breed German Shepherd chromosome 12, alternate assembly UU_Cfam_GSD_1.0, whole genome shotgun sequence:
- the PACSIN1 gene encoding protein kinase C and casein kinase substrate in neurons protein 1 produces MSGSYDEASLAPEETTDSFWEVGNYKRTVKRIDDGHRLCNDLMNCVQERAKIEKAYAQQLTDWAKRWRQLIEKGPQYGSLERAWGAIMTEADKVSELHQEVKNNLLNEDLEKVKNWQKDAYHKQIMGGFKETKEAEDGFRKAQKPWAKKMKELEAAKKAYHLACKEEKLAMTREMNSKTEQSVTPEQQKKLQDKVDKCKQDVQKTQEKYEKVLDDVGKTTPQYMEGMEQVFEQCQQFEEKRLVFLKEVLLDIKRHLNLAENSSYVHVYRELEQAIRGADAQDDLRWFRSTSGPGMPMNWPQFEEWNPDLPHTATKKEKQPKKAEGVTLTNATGVVETTSQAGDRGSVSSYDRGQPYATEWSDDESGNPFGGNEANGGSNPFEDDAKGVRVRALYDYDGQEQDELSFKAGDELTKLGEEDEQGWCRGRLDSGQLGLYPANYVEAI; encoded by the exons ATGTCTGGCTCCTACGACGAGGCCTCGCTAGCTCCGGAGGAGACCACTGACAGCTTCTGGGAG GTGGGGAACTACAAGCGGACGGTGAAGCGCATCGACGACGGCCACCGCCTGTGTAACGACCTGATGAACTGCGTGCAGGAGCGCGCCAAGATCGAGAAGGCGTACGCACAGCAGCTCACCGACTGGGCCAAGCGCTGGCGCCAGCTCATCGAGAAAG GGCCACAGTATGGCAGCCTGGAGAGGGCCTGGGGTGCCATCATGACAGAGGCGGACAAGGTGAGCGAACTGCACCAGGAAGTAAAGAACAATCTGCTGAATGAGGACCTGGAGAAGGTCAAGAACTGGCAAAAGGATGCCTATCACAAGCAGATCATGGGCGGCTTCAAGGAGACCAAGGAGGCTGAAGACGGCTTCCGCAAGGCCCAGAAGCCCTGGGCCAAGAAGATGAAGGAG CTAGAGGCAGCGAAGAAGGCCTACCATCTGGCCTGCAAGGAGGAGAAGCTGGCCATGACACGGGAGATGAACAGCAAGACGGAGCAGTCAGTGACGCCCGAGCAGCAGAAGAAGCTGCAGGACAAAGTGGACAAGTGCAAGCAGGATGTCCAGAAG ACGCAGGAGAAGTATGAGAAGGTGCTGGATGACGTGGGCAAGACCACACCCCAGTACATGGAGGGCATGGAGCAGGTGTTCGAACAGTGCCAGCAGTTTGAGGAAAAGCGGCTGGTCTTCCTCAAGGAGGTGCTGCTGGACATCAAACGTCACCTAAACCTAGCTGAGAATAGCAG CTATGTCCATGTGTATCGGGAGCTGGAGCAGGCTATCCGGGGGGCCGATGCCCAGGATGACCTCAGGTGGTTCCGCAGCACCAGCGGCCCTGGTATGCCCATGAACTGGCCCCAGTTTGAG GAGTGGAACCCAGACCTTCCTCACACTGCcaccaagaaagagaaacagcCCAAGAAGGCAGAGGGGGTGACGCTGACCAATGCCACTGGAGTGGTGGAGACCACATCCCAGGCTGGGGACCGTGGCAG CGTTAGCAGCTACGACCGGGGCCAGCCTTATGCCACCGAGTGGTCAGATGACGAGAGTGGGAACCCATTTGGGGGCAATGAGGCCAACGGGGGCTCCAACCCCTTCGAGGACGACGCCAAGGGAGTGCGTGTGCGGGCGCTCTACGACTACGACGGCCAGGAGCAGGATGAGCTCAGCTTCAAGGCTG GAGATGAGCTCACCAAGCTGGGCGAGGAGGACGAGCAGGGATGGTGCCGCGGGCGGCTGGACAGTGGGCAGCTGGGCCTCTACCCCGCAAACTACGTGGAGGCCATCTAG